The sequence CAAGCTCTGGGAAATGCGCATGAAAGGGCCTCGCGGCATTGCCCGCGCTATTTACATCACCGTGGTGGATCGCCGAATTGTGGTGCTGCACGTCTTTGTCAAAAAGACCCAGAAAACGCCGCGTTCCGCCATTGAAACCGCTCTTTCCAGAGCCAGGGAGATCGAGCAATGACCGCCCTTAGCGAACTGAAAAAACAGTGGATGAAAGATCCCGAGTTCCGTAAGGAATACGAGGCTATGGCCCCCGAGTTTGAAGTGGCCAAGGCTTTGATCGGTGCCCGCGCCAAAGCTGGGTTGACCCAAGCCGAGGTAGCCGAGCGTATGGGGACCACTCAATCGGTAGTGGCTCGATTGGAAGGGGGAAAGAC comes from Magnetococcus sp. PR-3 and encodes:
- a CDS encoding type II toxin-antitoxin system RelE/ParE family toxin: MTWHVETLNATVDAELAALDPHLRGKFLYIAELLETFGPQHVREPYVKSLGNKLWEMRMKGPRGIARAIYITVVDRRIVVLHVFVKKTQKTPRSAIETALSRAREIEQ
- a CDS encoding helix-turn-helix domain-containing protein, which translates into the protein MTALSELKKQWMKDPEFRKEYEAMAPEFEVAKALIGARAKAGLTQAEVAERMGTTQSVVARLEGGKTMPSMKTLFRYAKATGMKPEIHFVPA